In Treponema vincentii, a single window of DNA contains:
- a CDS encoding LemA family protein, which translates to MSKGLKTGLIILGIIVLIIFSLYGCVTSSYNSMVAADENVKAAWSQVENVYQRRFDLIPNLVNTVKGYASHEEKVFTEIAEMRSRAGGVINVSDEVLNNPESFEKFQKAQNELGGALQRLLAIAENYPELKANENFRDLQSQLEGTENRIAVERKRFNEAVQTYNLQIRRFPQAFLANMFGFREKAYFKADEQAATAPKVEF; encoded by the coding sequence ATGAGCAAAGGATTAAAAACAGGACTCATTATTCTCGGCATTATTGTGCTGATTATTTTTTCGCTGTACGGTTGTGTAACCAGTTCGTATAATTCGATGGTAGCGGCGGATGAAAACGTTAAAGCGGCATGGAGTCAGGTAGAAAACGTATACCAGCGCCGTTTTGATTTAATCCCCAACCTTGTTAACACCGTAAAAGGCTATGCAAGCCATGAGGAAAAAGTCTTTACCGAAATTGCGGAAATGCGCTCCAGAGCAGGCGGCGTTATCAATGTTTCGGACGAAGTACTCAACAATCCCGAATCGTTTGAAAAATTCCAAAAAGCACAGAACGAGTTAGGCGGGGCACTGCAGCGGCTGCTTGCCATTGCGGAAAATTACCCTGAATTGAAAGCGAATGAAAACTTCCGCGACTTGCAAAGCCAGCTTGAAGGAACCGAAAACCGCATTGCCGTAGAACGAAAGCGTTTTAATGAGGCGGTACAGACATATAATCTACAGATTAGGCGTTTCCCGCAAGCGTTTCTCGCCAATATGTTCGGCTTTAGAGAAAAGGCATATTTTAAGGCTGATGAGCAAGCAGCAACGGCACCTAAAGTTGAATTTTAA